A single window of Ornithorhynchus anatinus isolate Pmale09 chromosome 3, mOrnAna1.pri.v4, whole genome shotgun sequence DNA harbors:
- the LOC100085880 gene encoding olfactory receptor 13A1, whose amino-acid sequence MITPNQTTVTEFILQSFTENPRLQSLFFSLFLLLFVTAMAGNVLIIAAIHVSTRLHLPMYFFLANLAILDIICTSSILPKVLENLISARKTISFGGCMNQMFFFTWSLSSELLLFTAMAYDRFLAICQPLHYSTMMSKTACVALAAFVWSIGGLNSVILTGLVLRLSFCGPNLVPHFFCEIPPVLLLSCTPTYWNDILTITADIFLAGLNFLLTMVSYSFIISSVMKIRTREGKKRAFSTCSSHLTVVTLYYSTVLYTYIRPVLGTSGFLDKSASVLYTVLTPTLNPLIYTLRNKDVKVALKKLFPFPTS is encoded by the coding sequence ATGATAACCCCAAACCAGACGACGGTGACGGAGTTCATCTTGCAGAGTTTCACCGAAAACCCTCGGCTTCAGTCTCTCTTCTTTAGCCTCTTCCTGCTTCTCTTTGTAACGGCTATGGCTGGAAATGTCCTCATCATCGCCGCCATCCACGTCAGCACCCGACTCCACCTGCCCATGTATTTCTTCCTGGCCAACCTGGCCATTCTCGATATCATCTGCACGTCGTCCATTCTGCCCAAAGTTCTGGAGAACCTGATCTCGGCTAGGAAAACCATCTCCTTCGGTGGCTGCATGAATCAGATGTTCTTCTTCACCTGGTCCCTGAGTTCGGAGCTGCTTCTCTTCACGGCGATGGCCTACGACCGCTTTCTGGCTATTTGTCAGCCTTTGCACTACAGCACGATGATGAGCAAGACAGCGTGTGTTGCTTTGGCCGCCTTCGTGTGGAGTATCGGCGGACTCAACTCTGTAATCCTCACGGGCCTGGTCCTCAGATTATCCTTCTGTGGGCCCAACCTCGTCCCTCACTTCTTCTGCGAAATCCCCCCTGTACTGCTGCTTTCTTGTACCCCAACCTACTGGAATGACATCCTGACCATCACCGCAGATATATTCCTGGCCGGCCTGAATTTCCTCCTCACCATGGTGTCCTACAGCTTCATCATATCCAGCGTCATGAAAATCCGCaccagggagggaaagaagagagctttctccacctgctcctcccatCTCACCGTGGTGACCCTGTATTACTCCACGGTGCTTTATACTTACATCCGTCCAGTTCTGGGCACCTCGGGGTTTCTGGACAAATCGGCGTCTGTATTGTACACCGTCTTGACTCCGACTCTGAACCCCCTCATTTACACTCTGAGAAATAAAGATGTCAAAGTGGCACTGAAGAAACTCTTCCCATTTCCAACGTCATAA